The proteins below come from a single Chryseobacterium capnotolerans genomic window:
- the hisG gene encoding ATP phosphoribosyltransferase — MSKLKIAIQKSGRLYEESLQLLKDCGIFVNNGKDQLKVSVDNFPMEIMYLRNSDIPQYLEDGVVDVAIVGENLLIEKQKRIQIVEKLGFSKCRVSIAIPKEVETDDLTYFQGRKIATSYPNTLKNFLETKGITSDIHVISGSVEIAPNIGLADGICDIVSSGSTLFKNGLRETVTLLKSEAVLAQTPQLSTEKAAILDKFIFRIKAVLKAKNSKYILMNVPNDMIQKVADVLPVLKSPTVIPLAEEGWSSIHSVIDEERFWEVIDELKANGAQDILIIPIDKMVI, encoded by the coding sequence ATGAGTAAATTAAAAATTGCGATCCAGAAAAGTGGCCGTTTATACGAAGAATCCCTGCAGCTTCTCAAAGACTGCGGAATCTTTGTGAACAACGGAAAAGACCAGCTTAAAGTCTCCGTAGACAACTTTCCGATGGAAATCATGTATCTGCGAAATTCAGATATCCCTCAATACCTTGAAGACGGGGTGGTGGATGTAGCCATCGTTGGCGAAAATCTTTTAATTGAAAAACAGAAAAGAATTCAGATTGTTGAGAAACTAGGCTTTTCAAAATGTCGTGTATCTATCGCTATTCCAAAAGAAGTGGAAACCGATGATCTGACTTACTTTCAAGGCCGAAAAATTGCCACTTCCTACCCAAACACCCTTAAAAACTTTTTAGAAACAAAAGGAATCACTTCAGATATCCACGTTATTTCAGGTTCTGTAGAAATTGCACCCAACATTGGGCTTGCAGACGGGATTTGTGATATTGTAAGTTCCGGAAGTACTTTATTTAAAAACGGATTGAGAGAAACTGTAACACTTTTAAAATCAGAAGCGGTTCTGGCGCAGACTCCACAATTATCAACAGAAAAAGCAGCTATTCTGGATAAATTTATTTTCAGAATTAAAGCAGTCTTAAAGGCGAAAAACTCAAAATACATCCTGATGAACGTTCCCAATGACATGATTCAAAAAGTGGCAGATGTACTTCCTGTACTGAAAAGTCCAACGGTGATTCCTTTGGCAGAAGAGGGCTGGAGCAGCATTCATTCTGTGATTGATGAAGAAAGGTTCTGGGAAGTTATTGATGAACTGAAGGCAAACGGAGCGCAGGATATCCTCATTATTCCGATTGATAAAATGGTGATTTAG
- a CDS encoding glycosyltransferase family 4 protein — translation MKIAFDAKRFFHNTSGLGNYSRDLVRILSQYEPDNEYLLLNKNKSERGKDILDRPNVKFVETSKGSLSRQLKMGKDAQKLGADIFHGLSGELPLKWDQKPIKKIVTIHDLIFVRYPQYYSFFDRKIHLWKFKKAAAMADKVIAISEQTKRDIIQFLKVPESKIEVIYQGCHHAFKEQQSPEQVQAAKDKFKLPERFILNVGTIEDRKNLLTVVKAIKDTEIPLVVVGRKTKYYQKIEHFLKKNKMEKQVLFLEGVAMDELAIIYKLADIFVYPSFFEGFGIPVIEALFSKTVVVTSNTSCLPEAGGKDSVYIDPNNDLDIRAKIKFLWENESERKRREEKGFEFVQKFNDEPIAKNLMNLYQKII, via the coding sequence ATGAAAATTGCTTTTGACGCAAAACGTTTTTTCCATAACACATCCGGGCTGGGCAATTATTCAAGAGATCTGGTAAGAATTCTTTCTCAATATGAACCGGACAACGAATATCTGCTGCTCAATAAAAACAAATCTGAGCGTGGAAAGGATATTCTTGACCGTCCCAATGTAAAGTTTGTAGAAACTTCAAAAGGAAGCCTCTCGCGCCAGCTTAAAATGGGAAAAGATGCCCAAAAGCTGGGTGCGGATATTTTTCATGGTTTATCCGGTGAATTGCCTTTGAAATGGGATCAGAAACCTATTAAAAAGATCGTAACCATCCATGATCTGATCTTTGTGAGATATCCGCAGTATTATTCCTTTTTTGACCGCAAAATACATCTTTGGAAGTTTAAAAAAGCGGCTGCTATGGCGGATAAGGTTATTGCCATATCAGAACAGACTAAAAGAGATATTATTCAATTTTTAAAAGTCCCTGAAAGCAAAATTGAAGTCATTTACCAAGGCTGTCACCATGCATTTAAAGAACAGCAGTCTCCTGAACAGGTCCAGGCTGCCAAAGATAAATTCAAGCTTCCGGAAAGGTTCATTTTGAATGTTGGAACCATTGAAGATAGAAAGAACCTGTTGACTGTGGTGAAGGCTATTAAAGACACAGAAATTCCTCTGGTAGTGGTAGGCAGAAAGACTAAATATTATCAGAAAATAGAACATTTCCTGAAGAAAAATAAGATGGAAAAGCAAGTGTTGTTTCTGGAAGGAGTTGCTATGGATGAGCTTGCTATAATTTATAAATTAGCTGATATTTTTGTGTATCCGAGTTTCTTTGAAGGATTCGGAATCCCAGTGATAGAAGCTCTTTTCTCAAAAACAGTTGTCGTAACAAGCAATACAAGCTGTCTGCCGGAAGCAGGAGGAAAAGATTCCGTTTATATCGATCCGAATAATGATCTTGACATCAGAGCCAAGATAAAATTTTTATGGGAAAATGAATCCGAGCGAAAACGCCGTGAGGAAAAGGGATTCGAGTTTGTTCAGAAGTTTAATGATGAACCTATTGCAAAGAATTTAATGAATCTTTATCAAAAAATTATCTGA
- a CDS encoding polysaccharide deacetylase family protein, with translation MVLLSFDIEEFDMPLEYKGEISFDKQISISQHGLENILNILKKHGAKATFFSTVVFAENSKHLIERLLNEGHELASHTWFHSEFEDKHLKESRERLEELFSTKVTGLRMPRMMPVDEKEVEKAGYSYNSSINPTFLPGRYNNLKVSRTYFNEGNVMQVPASVSPNFRIPLFWLSFHNFPLAIYKKLAADVLKKDKYLNIYFHPWEFSSIKDEAFKLPGFTVKNSGKEMVERFDTFVGWLKEKGHTFGTFQEFQKQIHA, from the coding sequence ATGGTTTTATTAAGTTTTGATATCGAGGAGTTTGACATGCCTTTAGAATATAAAGGCGAGATCTCTTTTGATAAACAAATCTCTATATCTCAGCACGGACTTGAAAATATTTTAAATATTCTGAAAAAACATGGAGCAAAAGCTACCTTTTTTTCTACCGTAGTCTTTGCCGAAAACAGTAAACATCTTATTGAAAGACTACTGAATGAAGGTCATGAGCTCGCTTCTCACACTTGGTTTCACTCAGAGTTTGAAGATAAACATCTCAAAGAATCAAGAGAAAGACTGGAAGAGTTATTCTCCACAAAAGTAACAGGCTTAAGAATGCCGAGAATGATGCCTGTAGATGAAAAAGAAGTGGAAAAAGCTGGATATTCATACAATTCATCCATTAATCCAACATTTTTACCAGGAAGATATAACAACCTTAAAGTATCGAGAACTTACTTTAATGAAGGAAATGTAATGCAGGTTCCTGCATCAGTATCCCCGAATTTCAGAATTCCTTTATTCTGGTTAAGCTTTCATAATTTTCCATTAGCGATCTATAAAAAGCTGGCAGCTGATGTATTGAAAAAGGATAAGTATCTGAATATTTATTTCCATCCCTGGGAATTTTCATCCATTAAAGATGAAGCATTCAAACTTCCTGGTTTTACAGTGAAAAATTCCGGAAAAGAGATGGTAGAAAGATTTGATACCTTTGTGGGATGGCTTAAAGAAAAAGGCCATACCTTTGGTACCTTTCAGGAATTTCAAAAACAGATACACGCATGA
- a CDS encoding glycosyltransferase family 2 protein has translation MKKISIVIPAHNEEGNVALVHEKIKEVFSGLENYDFEIIFVNDGSRDSTQQKLEELSQKYEEVKFIEFSRNFGHQPAVKAGMDYAHGNAVVSMDGDLQHPPELIPEMIQKWEEGYDIVYTVRTYPKQISYFKRKTSDVFYKLLSSLSDVNLTKGGGSDFRLMDANAVEAMRSFKEDDLFLRGLTSWMGYKQIGIDFTAGERMAGESSYNLKKMLKFAFTGITAFSVKPLYLAAYLGFLFSLFSVIGYVAYVIHSFVVHTEISGWASLIMTIVFFGGIQLIILGIIGIYLGKIFKQVKERPNYIIKNKNF, from the coding sequence ATGAAGAAAATTTCTATTGTCATTCCTGCCCATAACGAAGAAGGAAATGTGGCTTTAGTTCATGAAAAAATAAAAGAAGTTTTTTCAGGGCTGGAGAATTATGATTTTGAAATCATTTTTGTGAATGATGGGAGCAGGGATAGCACACAGCAGAAGTTGGAAGAACTGTCCCAAAAGTATGAAGAAGTAAAATTTATTGAATTTTCCAGAAATTTTGGACACCAGCCGGCGGTAAAGGCCGGGATGGATTATGCACATGGAAATGCTGTGGTTTCAATGGATGGCGATCTTCAGCATCCCCCTGAATTAATCCCTGAAATGATTCAAAAATGGGAGGAAGGCTATGATATTGTGTATACGGTAAGAACCTATCCTAAACAGATTTCTTATTTTAAAAGAAAGACTTCAGATGTTTTTTATAAGCTTTTATCCAGCCTTTCAGATGTAAACCTTACCAAAGGAGGCGGATCTGATTTCAGATTGATGGATGCCAATGCTGTAGAAGCGATGAGAAGTTTTAAAGAAGATGATCTGTTCTTAAGAGGGCTAACAAGCTGGATGGGCTACAAACAAATCGGCATCGATTTTACTGCAGGAGAAAGAATGGCAGGAGAAAGCAGTTATAACCTCAAAAAAATGCTCAAATTTGCGTTTACAGGAATTACTGCTTTTAGTGTAAAACCACTTTATTTAGCAGCTTATCTGGGCTTTTTATTCTCTCTTTTTTCAGTAATTGGATATGTTGCTTATGTGATTCACTCATTTGTTGTTCATACTGAAATCTCAGGTTGGGCATCATTAATTATGACCATTGTATTCTTTGGAGGAATTCAACTCATCATCCTCGGAATCATTGGTATTTATTTAGGGAAAATCTTTAAACAGGTTAAAGAAAGACCTAATTATATTATAAAAAACAAAAATTTTTAA
- a CDS encoding glycosyltransferase family 87 protein — protein sequence MKEKFLKILLNPKYIFGVYIIVAIATALSKLSRGPQAINNYLIFKGVFFNTIDEKNLYLAYPERYGDTNHYGILFSLLIAPFAVMPDWMGIALWNVANTAVFLYAIYKLPFSDPKKALFALLCLQEFITAAVSLQFNVALAGLLMLSATFIYERKEVQSATAIVVGIFVKIYGIVGLSQFFFIKNKVKFILAGIGIAVLCFVIPMIYSSPQFVIQSYSDWVTSLIAKNGDNQILGNMQDISLMGFVRRILGDASISNLTFLAFGVPLFALPYIRIKQYKNYAFQLMILASTLLFLVLFSSGSESPTYIIAVAGVMIWFTLQKGKTPFIIGLLVFVIILTCFSPSDLFPKFIKQNYIIKYSLKAVPCIVVWFRVIYELMTKDFEKDYTLN from the coding sequence TTGAAAGAAAAATTTCTTAAGATACTATTAAACCCTAAATATATATTTGGGGTTTATATTATTGTAGCCATAGCTACTGCACTTTCTAAGCTCTCCAGAGGTCCTCAGGCGATTAACAATTACCTGATTTTCAAAGGAGTTTTCTTTAATACCATTGATGAGAAAAACTTGTATCTGGCATACCCTGAGCGTTATGGTGATACCAACCATTATGGTATCTTATTCAGTTTGCTGATTGCTCCTTTTGCAGTAATGCCGGATTGGATGGGAATTGCTCTTTGGAATGTTGCCAATACAGCTGTTTTTCTATATGCTATTTATAAACTTCCATTTTCTGATCCTAAAAAAGCTCTTTTTGCTTTATTATGTCTGCAGGAATTCATCACTGCGGCAGTGAGTTTACAGTTTAATGTGGCTTTGGCAGGGCTTTTAATGCTGTCTGCAACATTTATTTACGAAAGAAAAGAAGTACAGTCAGCAACTGCTATTGTTGTGGGAATTTTTGTGAAAATTTATGGAATTGTAGGCTTGTCACAGTTTTTCTTTATCAAAAATAAAGTGAAGTTTATTCTTGCAGGAATCGGTATTGCCGTCCTGTGTTTTGTGATCCCAATGATCTACTCAAGCCCGCAATTTGTCATTCAGAGTTACTCAGACTGGGTAACGTCTCTGATTGCGAAAAATGGTGATAATCAGATATTAGGAAATATGCAGGATATATCGCTAATGGGGTTTGTAAGAAGAATTTTGGGGGATGCTTCCATTTCCAATCTTACCTTTTTAGCTTTTGGTGTTCCTTTATTTGCATTACCCTATATCAGAATCAAGCAATATAAAAACTATGCATTTCAATTGATGATTCTGGCTTCTACATTGCTGTTTTTGGTGTTGTTTAGCTCAGGTTCAGAATCACCAACGTATATCATTGCCGTAGCAGGAGTAATGATCTGGTTTACCCTTCAAAAGGGAAAAACGCCTTTCATAATTGGATTATTGGTATTTGTTATCATTTTAACCTGTTTTTCACCATCGGATTTATTTCCGAAATTTATCAAACAAAATTATATTATTAAATATTCTTTGAAAGCCGTACCTTGTATCGTTGTTTGGTTCAGAGTTATTTACGAACTGATGACCAAAGACTTTGAGAAGGACTACACTTTAAATTAA
- a CDS encoding 2,3,4,5-tetrahydropyridine-2,6-dicarboxylate N-succinyltransferase encodes MSLQQTIENIWDNRELLQNEDSQKAIREVISLLDSGELRVAEPTENGWQVNEWVKKAVVMYFPIQKMETIEVGPFEFHDKIPLKKNYAEKGVRVVPHAIAREGSFVASGVIMMPSYVNIGAYVDSGTMVDTWATVGSCAQIGKNVHLSGGVGIGGVLEPLQAAPVIIEDDCFIGSRCIVVEGVHVEREAVLGANVVLTASTKIIDVTGSEPIEIKGRVPARSVVIPGSYTKQYPAGEYQVPCALIIGQRKESTDKKTSLNDALRENNVAV; translated from the coding sequence ATGTCGTTACAACAAACTATTGAAAACATTTGGGATAATAGAGAACTATTACAAAATGAAGACAGCCAAAAAGCGATCAGAGAGGTTATTTCTTTATTAGATTCCGGAGAACTTCGTGTAGCAGAGCCTACGGAAAACGGATGGCAGGTAAATGAGTGGGTGAAGAAAGCAGTAGTAATGTATTTCCCGATCCAAAAGATGGAAACTATTGAAGTAGGTCCATTTGAATTCCATGACAAGATTCCTTTAAAGAAAAATTATGCGGAAAAAGGAGTGAGAGTAGTTCCTCATGCAATTGCCAGAGAAGGATCTTTCGTCGCTTCAGGGGTAATTATGATGCCGTCTTATGTCAACATTGGAGCTTATGTAGATTCAGGAACAATGGTAGATACCTGGGCAACAGTAGGAAGCTGTGCACAGATCGGTAAAAATGTTCACTTGAGCGGCGGTGTTGGAATCGGTGGTGTATTAGAGCCATTACAAGCAGCTCCGGTAATCATTGAAGATGATTGTTTTATCGGTTCAAGATGTATCGTGGTAGAAGGAGTGCATGTAGAAAGAGAAGCAGTATTGGGAGCGAATGTTGTTTTAACAGCATCTACAAAAATCATTGATGTAACAGGAAGCGAACCTATCGAAATTAAAGGAAGAGTTCCTGCTCGTTCTGTAGTAATCCCGGGAAGCTATACAAAACAATATCCAGCTGGAGAATATCAGGTTCCTTGTGCTCTGATCATCGGTCAGAGAAAAGAATCTACAGATAAAAAAACATCTCTTAATGATGCATTGAGAGAAAATAATGTAGCTGTTTAA